The sequence CCGGACGAGGCCGGCGCCGCGCTGCAGCCACCACCCGCGAAGGCGCGGGTGATTTCCTCGACCGTCCAGTTGTAGACGGCCGGGGAGGCGTCCACGTTTCCGGCCGAGTCAACCGAGCGCACGCGCAGGGTGTGCTCGCCCAGGCCGACGTCGTAGCTGTTCTCGCAGGCGACGTAGGCGGCGCCGTCCAGGCTGCACTCGTAGTGCACGCCGTCCTCGGTGGAGGCGTACTGGAACGAGGAGTCCCCGTTGTTGGTGCGGGGGCCCGGGCCACGCGGGATGCTGGTGTCCGGCGCCTGGGTGTCGATGGTGAAGCGGTCCGGCGCCGAGACCGGGCTCGTGTTGCCCGAGCTGTCGGTGGCGGTGGCCGTCACGGTGTGGGCGCCGTCCGCCAGGGGCGAGGCCGGCACGCAGCTCCACGTCCCGGTGTCGCTGACGACGGCCGTGCACACCACCGTGTTGCCCTCGCGCACCGTCACCGTGGTGCCCGCCTCCGCGGTGCCGGAAATCGTCGGCGTGGAGTCGTTCGTCACCGAGCCGTCCTTCGGGCCGGTGATGACCGGCGCCGGAGGCGCGGTGGTGTCGGTGGCGATGGTGACCGTCACCGCCGGAGCCGTCTCCGTGGCGCTCAGCGTGGTGGAGGTGAGCTCCAGCGAGTGAGAGCCGTCCGGCACGCCCGTCAGCGTGCACGTCCAGTGGCCGGTGGCGTCCACCACGGCGGTGCAGGCCGGGGTGGTGCCGCCGTCGACATACACGTCGATGGTGGCGCCCGGCGTGCCGGTGCCGCCGATGCCCGGACCCGAGGTGCCGCCCGGGGTCGGCTGGGTGAGCACGGGGAGGAGCTGGCAGATGGACAGCGCGTCCACGCGGTACGTCACCGCCGTCTCCGTGTTGTTGTTCTGGTCGCAGTCGACGTCCACCAGGGCCAGGCGCACGTCGCCCGTGGCCGCGTCGAAGTCACGCTTCAGCGGGAAGCCCAGCGTCATGGCGGCGGCGCGCGTGGCCGCGGCGGTGCCGTTGTCCTTGACGAAGCCCTGCGAGAAGGACTGCGTCCCGTTGCCCGGGTTGGCGTTGACGCCGAAGACGCCGGGGTACCAGGTCGTGGTGCCCGAGTAGCTGACGGCGCCGGACACGTAGTGCATCCGGTAGCGGCCCGGGACGGTCAGCGAGGCCTGGATGGCGCTCGCCGGCAGGACAGGGGCGTTGACGTCCGTTACCTGCGTGCACTGGCTGCGGCCCAGGCGGGTGAAGAAGCTGACCACGCCGGTGTTCTGGCAGCCGTAGCCACTCTCGATTTTGCAGGTGGCGCTGCAGCCGTCGCCCGCGGTGGTGTTGCCGTCGTCGCACGCCTCGGAGGCCGCCTTGACGCCGTCACCGCACGTCACCGCGCACACCGACGGGTTGCCGGTGCAGCTGTAGCCCGTCTCGACTCCGCACGACGCGGAGCAGCCGTCCAGGCCGGTGGCGTTGCCGTCGTCGCACTGCTCGCCCTCGTCGATGTTGCCGTTGCCGCAGCCGGTGGGGGCGGCGCAGCGGTCCGTGACGGGGTTGCAGTAGCCGCTGTCGCAGACGCCGGAGGCCATGCACGCCTGGCCAATCTCCCACAGGCAGCGCGGCGAGCAGGTGTCGCCGCTGCTCAGGTTGCCGTCGTCGCACACCTCGTTGCCGGCGACGACGCCGTCACCGCAGGAGGTGGTGCAGACGCTGGGCTGGCCGATGCACGAGTAGCCGCTCTCCTGGGCGCAGGTGCTGCTGCACCCGTCGTTGCTGGTCTGGTTTCCGTCGTCGCACTGCTCGCCGGACTGGAGGGTGCCGTTGCCGCACGTGAGCACGCAGGCCTGGCCCGGGGTGGGGCACGTGTAGGGCGGCTCCACGACGGTGCAGGTCGAGTTGCAGCCGTCGCCGTTGTTGGTGTTGCCGTCGTCGCACGCCTCGTTGCCGGTGCGGATGCCGTCGCCGCAGACGGTCTGGCAGGCGCTGGGCGCGCCCGAGCAGCTGTAGCCCGTCTCCACGCGGCAGCCCTGGTTGCAGCCGTCGTTGTTGTTGGTGTTGCCGTCGTCGCACGTCTCGTTGGCGTCCAGCGTGCCGTTGCCGCACGACAGGGTGCACACGGACGGGCCGCTGGCCGGGGCGCTGCACGCGTAGCCCGGCTCGACGCGGCACTCGGTGGCGCAGCCGTCGCCCGAGTTCAGGTTGCCGTCATCGCACTGCTCACCGGGGTTGACGGTGCCGTTGCCGCACGTCTGCGTGCAGGCCTGGCCCGGAGTGGGGCAGGAGTAGCCCAGCTCCAGCGTGCAGGCGACGGAGCAGCCGTCGTTGGAGCGGGTGTTGCCGTCGTCGCACAGCTCGCCGGGGTTCAGCGTGCCGTTGCCGCACAGCGGGGTGCACACGGAGGGGCTGGTGCCCACGCACTCGTAGCCGCGCTCGATGCGGCACGCCGCGGAGCAGCCGTCCGAGCCGTTGATGTTGCCGTCGTCGCACTGCTCACCGGCGTCGACGGTGCCGTTGCCGCACGTCGCCACGCAGGCCTGGCCCGGGGTGGGGCAGGCATGGCCGGCCTCGACGCGGCAGCTCGCGTTGCAGCCGTCGTTGCTGTTGGTGTTGCCGTCGTCGCACTGCTCACCGGGGTTCAGCAGGCCGTTGCCGCACGTGCGGGCGCAGGAGCTGGGCGAGCCCGCGCAGCCATAGCCCGCCTCGATGGCGCAGGTGGCGCTGCAGCCGTCGTTGTTGGCGGTGTTGCCGTCGTCGCACTCCTCGCGGGGGGACACCGCGCCGTCGCCGCAGCGGTCGTCGTACGCGTCCACGAAGAGGTAGCGGAACGCGTTGGGCTCCGTCTCCTCGTTGTCGTTGCACAGCTCGATGCGGTTGAGGCCCGTGCGCCAGGGCGCGGTGGTGCCGAACTCGCGGAAGATGTTCTTCTGCCAGGGCTGGCCGCCCGGGTCGTTCACCACGGTGGGCGTGAAGGCGGTGCCATTCACACGCGCGCCGTCAAAGGCGTTGTCGTTGAACGTGGCCAGGCGCAGGCGGAAGTTGGCGATCTTCGTCGTCGAGGGGACGATGAAGTCCTGGTACACGCAGGTGTGTTGACCCAGGGGCGCCCGCATGTAGCGCGCCGTCTGGATTTCCTGCGGCCAGTCCTCCGCGTCGCGCACGTCGGTGGCGGCGCCCGTCGTCGTGCCCGAGTAGAACCAGTGCGGGTCCGCGCCAGTCTCGAGGCGGCGGTTGTTCTGGTCCACGCCGGTGTTGAACACCGCCACGCCCGCCAGCACGCAGCGGCTGGGGCTGCCCGCGCAGGCGTAGCCGGGCTCCACTTCGCACTGGCGGCTGCAGCCGTCGCCCTCGAAGCGGTTGCCGTCGTCGCAGATTTCCTGGTCGAAGTTGGGGTACGGGCGGTTGTTGAAGGCGCCGTTGCCGCACAGCGACAGGTCGCAGGTGGCGGAGCAGCCGTTGTTCTCGACGGTGGTGTTGCCGTCGTCGCAGGCCTCACCGGGGTTGGTGACGCCGTTGCCGCACAGGCTCGCCAGCGAACAGGCGCGGCCGGGGACGTGACACAGGTAGCCGGACTCGATGGTGCCGGTGGCGGAACAGCCGTCGCCGGACACCGTGTTGCCGTCGTCACACTGCTCGCCCGGCTGGATGCGGCCGTCGCCCACGAGGGCCGACGACGCCTGGCTGACCAGGACGGGGGTGGGGGTGGAGGACTGCTGCTGCTGCGGGACTTCCGTCTCGCAGCCCGTCAGCGTGGACACCAGCGCGAGCGCCAGTGCCGCTGCCTTGAAGAGGGTTCGGGTATTCATGGAAGCTGGCCTCACTTCTCGATGGTGTCGGCGGAGGGGTTGCCCTGCTGCGTCGTCACGCCCTCGGCATCACCGACGATGTGGAACTCCACGCGGCGGTTCTTCGCGCGGCCTTCCTTGGTCTTGTTGTCCGCGATGGGCTTCTCGGGACCGAAGCCCTTCGGCTCCAGGCGCTCGCGCGCCACCTTCTTGTCGACGAGGTACTTCACCACCGCCTCGGCGCGGCGCTGCGACAGGTCGAGGTTGTACTCGGCCTTGCCCGTGTTGTCGGTGTGGCCCTCGATGCGCATCTTCTCGATTTCGGGGTGGGTGCCGAGGATGCTCGCCACGTTGTCGAGCAGCTTGTAGCTGCGCTGGGCGATGACGTCCTTGTTGTTCTCGAAGTAGACCGTCTCCAGGATGCGGATCTGCCCCTCGCCAATCTGCGCGAGCTGCTTCTCCTTGCAGCCGTTGTTCTTCACTGTGCCGGGCTCGTCCGGGCAGTTGTCCAGGCGGTCCACGATGGTGTCGCCGTCGCGGTCCTTGTCCGGGCAGCCGCGGTTCTCCTTCGGGCCCGCCTCGTTCATGCAGGCGTCGCGCGCGTCGGCGATGCCGTCCTTGTCGTTGTCCAGGTCGGGGCAGCCGTCGGTGTCCTCGAAGCTGTCCAGGTCCTCCGCCTGCTTGGGGCAGGCGTCCTTCGAGTCGGCGATGCCGTCCTTGTCGGTGTCCGGGTCATCCGGGCAGCCGTCCTCGTCCTCGAAGCCGTTCACGTTCTCCGGCTGGGAGGCGCAGCGGTCCGCGAGGTTGAGGATGCCGTCGTTGTCATCGTCGCCGTCGGCGCAGCCGTTGAGCTGGGCGAGGCCCTTGGTGGACGGGCAGCGGTCCGCGACGTTCTTCACGCCGTCGCCGTCAGCGTCCAGGTCGGGACACTGGGAGACCTCGTAGGGCTGGCCCTCCACACAGCGGCGCGCCGCGTGGGAGTCCGTGCCGAAGTTGATGCCCGCGAGCACGCGGAAGTTGGGGGTGCCGGGCGTCTGGCCGAAGCCGGGGCCGCCCATGAGGTAGACCTCGGAGCCGTTGCCGGTGGGCGCGCGCAGGCCGAGCAGCACCTCCAGGGACTCCGGCGCGTCCGCCACCGGCAGGGTGCCGCGCACCACCACTTCCTCCTTGAGGCCGAAGAGGCCGGCGGAGAGGTTCACGCCGCCGTTCATCTCCACGCCCATCTCGTCGCGAAGCGGCTTTGTGTTGGGGGACAGCGCGTACGTCTTGGTGCGCACCAGCGCGCCCACGTCCGCGCCCACGCGCCAGGTGCCGCCCAGCGACTTGCCGGCGCCCAGGCGCGGCGAGAAGACGAAGCCGTCGTCCTTGGTGAGCGTGTCGGCGTTGCCCAGGGGCAGCGCCACGCCCAGGTGCACGCCGAGGTCCAGCGGTGCGTCATTGCGCTCGGACAGGATGCCCGCGCGGCCCTGCAGCCACGGGGTTCCGAGGGCCGCCGTGTCCGGCGTGGCCACGCCCAGCGGCGAGGTGTCCGGGCCCCACTGGGCCACCACGGGCACCTGCGCGCCGAGCTCCAGCCAGTCGGTGACGGCGTACGCGCCGCTCAGGTGCACCGTCACGCGGTCCGTGACGATGACGCCCTGCCGCTCGTCATTCTGCAGCAGCACGAGAGGCTCGTTCTCGTAGTGCGCGGTGAAGGCGAGGCGATACTCGCCCTTGCCCAGAAGGTCGCCGGTGGACAGCACGAGGCTGTCCCGCGCGCCGGGGTTGAGCTGCAAGCGCTCCAGTTCCACGCTGGGGATGCGCTGAGCCTGGGCCTGGACACTGGATGCCCAGAGGACCGCCAGTCCCCCGAGCCAAAGATGATTCCTGCGTAGAAACACGTCTTCCTCCACGTCTCGCATGCCCCCTCTGGTGCACGCGTTCATCGTCCCGCATGGGGTTCGCGGCCCCTGTGCACACACCGCGCCATGGGGCCGGCGGACACGCCTTCAGAGGGAAGCTCGCGCGGCGCACCCTACCGTGGGCCTCGTCCTGGGGAATACCTGACGTGTCAGAGGCCCGCCGGGACGATGGGCAGGCGCGTTCTGACGCGTCAGCAACACGTCAGGGCGCGGTGTGTCAGCTGGAGATTGACGGATTCTCAAGGCCCGAGAGGTCCGTTTCTCGGCCAGGGACGTGATTGGGAGGATCTGGGCCGTGCCGGGGACGTGTTGAGCGCCAACGGTCTCGGAGCACGAGGGCTGCCAGGCATGGCCGAAAACGTGGGCTCCACGTCCTTGCGGCCATGGCGCGGCGGGGCGCACAGTGCTTCGCATGAAGCGAGCACCCCAGCGTCCACGGCCCACCGCGTCCGCGCGTCCCGGAGCCCGGGGCCAGCCCCTGCGCATCGCGCTGCTCGCGTTCGATGACGCGCAGGTGCTCGACATCACCGGCCCGCTGGAAGTCTTCGGCCGCGCGTCCCGCTGGCTCCGCGAGGAGCACGGGGCCACCGGGGACCGGTACACGCTGGAGCTCATCAGCGCGCACGGCTCCGTGCTGCGCTCGTCCTCGGGCCTGCGCCTCGTCGCGGACGCGGTGATTCCGCGCAGGAGCACGCGAGACCCCATCGACACGCTCCTCATCGCCGGAGGACGCGGTGTACGGCACGTCGCGGAGGACAAGCACGTCCTCGCCTGGGTGCGCGAGCAGGCGCCGCGTGTGCGGAGGCTCGCGTCCGTCTGCACCGGTGCCTTCGTGCTCGCCGCCGCCGGCCTCCTCGACGGCCGCCGCGCCGTCACCCACTGGAGCGAGTGCGAGCAGCTCGCGCGCCTCCATCCACGCGTCACCGTGGAGCAGGACCCCATCTTCATCCGCGACGGGCACGTCTACACCTCGGCCGGAGTCACCGCGGGCATGGACCTCGCGCTGGCCCTGGTGGAGGAGGACTGCGGCAAAGACCTCGCCATGGCCGTGGCGCGCGAGCTGGTCCTCTTCCTCCGCCGTCCCGGAGGTCAGTCGCAGTTCAGCGTGCAGCTCTCCACCCAGAGCGCCGAGCGCGCACCCCTGCGCGACCTCCAGGCCTGGATGGCGGACCACCCCGGCGAGGACCTGCGCATCCCCGCGCTGGCCCGCCGCGCCGCGATGAGCGAGCGCCACTTCCGCCGCGCCTTCACCGCCGAGGTCGGCTGTCCTCCCGCCCGCTTCGTCGAGCAGGTCCGCGTGGAGGCCGCGCGCCGCGCCCTGGAGGACACCACCGACGGCGTGGATGCCATCGCCGACCGCCTGGGCTTCGGCACCTCCGAGTCCATGCGCCGCGCCTTCACCCGCATGCTGCACATCAGCCCCACCGCCTACCGCGAGCGCTTCCGCGCCGCAGAACCCAGGAGACACCAGACATGACCCGCATCGGCATCGTGCTGTTCGACGGAGCAGAGGAGCTCGACTACGCCGGCCCGTGGGAGGTCTTCGCCGCCGCCGCGTACCTCCGCCCCGAGCTGGACATCGACGTCCGCACGTACTCGAAGGACGGCAACCCCATCCGCAGCGCCAAGGGCCTGCGCGTGATTCCCCACGCAAGCTTCGCGGACGCCCCGCGCCTGGACGTGGTGCTCGCGCCCGGAGGCGACGGCCGCAAGCGGGAGATGAACGACGCGCGGATGCTCTCGTGGCTCCGCGAGAAGGGCGCGGAGGCGAAGTGGAACACCAGCGTCTGCACCGGGGCCTTCCTGCTGCATGCGGCGGGGCTCTCCACCGGCCGCCGCATGACGACGCACTGGAGCGCCGTGGAGGAATTGCGCGCCCGGGGCGACGTCACCGTGCTCGACGGCGTGCGCTACGTCCGCGACGGCAACGTCGTCTCCGCGGCGGGCGTGTCCGCCGGCATCGACATGTCCCTGTGGCTGGTGGGACAGCTCTGGGACCCGGCCTTCGCGCGACAGGTCCAGCGCTACATCCAATACGAGCCCGCGCCGCCGTACGCGGCGGAGGCCTGACGCGCTATGCCGCGACGTCCAGGATCTCCAGCGCCTCACGGACGCCGGGCAGGGCGGCGAGCAATTCGAACTCCGCGGCCTGGAGCATGGACACCCGCCGGCCGGACAGGCGGTCCATCAGCAGTTCGATACGGTAGTCACCTGCCGGACTGAGCTGGCGGGAGATGCGCGCGCGGCGTCCCTCGGCCTGGCAGGCGAGGATGTCATTGCGAAGACTTCGCAACCGCCGGAACACCTTCAACGCCAGACGCCCCTCGGGGGTGTCGAACGTGTGGAAGTGCCGATTTCTCGACAGGGGCTTGCTGGGGTCATGGAGCCTCTCGACGAGGCGCCGAACGAATGGGTCCATCGACGGGGGAGGATAACATCCGGTACCCTTCCGCTCAGCGATGCCCCGGTATTTTTTGATCCGTCCCTGGACCCTGGCGCTTCTCCTCCCGCTTGCTTGCAAGGAGCCGGAGGTCGCCGCCGTCCAGAACCGCGCGCAGCAGGCCCAGGCCGCCCTGGCGGAAGGCCGTGCGTACCTGGAGAAGAACGAGCCCGGCCAGGCCCTGTCCGCGCTGCGCCGTGCCGCCAACGCCGCCCCGGAGAGCGCCGAGCCCCTGCTCCTCATGGCCCGGGCCCACCGCCTCGCGGGCAATGAGGGCGCGGCCATCCTCGCCCTCAAGCAGGCCAAGTCCCTGGTGGGGGACGACCCCTCCATCCAGCGCGAGCTGGCGGACCTGTACCTCCAGGACGGCCACACCGCGGACGCGCTCAGCGCCCTCGTCGGCCTGCGCGACTCGGGTGCGCTGCCGGATGCGGATGTGCTCCGGCTGGCCCGCATCCAGGCGCGAGAGGGGCAGATTGACGCCGCCTTCAAGACGCTGGAGGGCATCCTCCGCGACAGCCCGGACGACCCCGAGGCCAAGTCCACCGAGGCCGAGGTGCTGCTCCTCAAGGGCGACGAGCTGCTCGCGGCCAACCTGATGGACCGGCTGCTGCAGCAGGACCCGGCGCTGACGTCCGCGCGGCTCTTGCGCGCGAAGTACTTCCTCAACAGCGGCTTCCCGGAGATGGCGGAGGCGGACCTGGGCGCGGTGCAGGCCCCGGAGTCGGCGCGCTCGGACGTCGTCAGCCTGCGCGCGCGCGTGCTGATGGTGCTGGGGCGCCCCGCGGAGGCCGAGGTCGCCCTGAAGAAGCTGGTGGAGGCCGAGCCGCAGAATGCCGATGCCCTCGCGTGGCTCGCGGAGGCCGCGCTGGTGCAGGGGCGCCGCGCGGATGCGCAGGGGCTGGTGGACCGGGCGCTGCAACTGCGGCCCCGGCTGGCGCGGGCGCTGTACGTGCGCGGCCGCGTGCAGGAGGACCAGGGAGACCGGCGCGGCGCCGAGGAGAGCTACCGCTTCGCGCTGTCGGCGGAGCCGCGCTTCGCGCCCGCGTACTCGCGCATGGCGCAGATGCACCTGAAGGCGGACCGGAAGACGGACGCCCAGGTGGCGCTGGAGCGGCTGCTCACGCTGGGCGACGCCTCGCTGGATGAAAAGGCGCAGCTCGCCTCGCTCTACGCGGCCCAGCAGACGAAGGTGCCGCAGGGGCTGAAGCTCATCGAGGAGGCGCTGAAGCGCAGCCCGGAGAACGAGGAGTACCTGCGCACGCAGAAGGCCCTCCAGGCGCTGGTGCCGAAGCCGAAGAAGCGCCCCACGGGCCCTGTCATCATCCGCGGCCGAGGCCGCTGACGGCCGCCAGCACCGGAGTCTCCGGAGCCTTGGGCGCCGCGAGGCCCGGGGCTTCCTGCACCACGCGCTCCAGGGCCTTCAGGCCCTTGCGCTGGCCCACCGCCACCACCGTGAGGTTGTCCCGGGTGAAGTAGCGGCGCGCCACCTCGCGCACGCGCGCGGCGGACTGCGCGTCCACCAGGTCCGCGCGGTGGCTGAAGGACTCGGGCGCGTTGAAGAGCTCGTTGACGCCGAACCAGCCGGCCAGCTCGCCCGGCGAGTCCTGGGCGAACTCCAGCAGCATGCGGTGACGCCGCTTCGCGCGGGACAATTCCTCCTCGCCCACCTCGGTGTCGCAGAGGGCGCCGAGCACGCGGAAGGACTCCTCCACCACCTGCGCCGCCTTCTCCGGCGCGCTGGCGGCTTCAATCTCGAAGAGGCCCGCGTCGTGGTACGTGTCCAGCGACGCATGGACGGAGTACGCCAGCCCCCGCCGCTCCACGATTTCGAAGGGCAGGCGTGACGACAGTCCGTCATCCAGCAGGCGCCGGATGATTTGCAGCGCGGGCTGGTCCTCGTGCCGGTCCGGCACGGTGCGGAAGTTGATGCGGAACTCCGTCTGCGACTCGTCGTGCGCCACGAAGTGCAGCTTCGGGCCGGACGGCGTCGAGGGCGGCGCCACTTCGATGTTGCCCGGACCGAGCGGCAGGCGGGCGAAGGCGCGCTCGGTCATCTCCAGCACCTCCTGCCGGTTGACGCGGCCCGCGGCGGTGACGACGAGGTTGCCGGCGACGTAGTGCTTCGCGAAGTGCTCCAACACCTGCGCGTGGGTGAGGGCGGTGACCGACTCGCGGGTGCCGGCAATCTTCAGGGCCAGCGGGTGGCCGGGGAAGAGCAGCCGCTGCGAGAGGTTGTCCAGGTCGATGTCGCGGCCCTTCTCGTCCACCTCGTCCAGCATCTCCTCGAGGATGATTTGCCGCTCCACCTCCATGTCGGTGAGGCGGGGGCGGGTGAGCATGTCGCCGAGGATGTCCATGCCCACGCGCAGGTGCGCGGGGTGGATGGGCGTGTAGTAGTACCCGTGGTCCCGGGTGGTGACGCCGTTGAGGTTGCCGCCGACTTCCTCGACGGCCGCGTTCATCTTCACCGTGTCCGGCCAGCCCTCGCTGCCGCGGAAGAAGAGGTGCTCCAGGAAGTGGCTGACGCCATTGTTGGCCTCAGCCTCGTGACGGCTGCCCGTCCGCACGTAGATGGCGAGCAGGGCCGTGTGGAGGTGGGGCGTCTCGACGGTGACGACGCGCAGCCCGGAGGGCAGCACGTCCCGGAACGAATTGAAGCTCATGCGCGAGGAAGCCTTAACACGAAGGATGTCCCCTGGCCGGGAATACTCTGGCAGGAGAGCGAGCCCCCGTGGGCCTGGAGGATTTGCTGGCTCACCGCGAGTCCCAGCCCGGTGCCGCCCTCCTTGGTGGTGAAGAAGGGCTCGAAGAGGTGACGTCGCACCTCCTCCGTCATGCCCTGGCCGGTGTCGCGCACCTGCACCTCCACCTCGCGCTCCACGGGGCGGGTGGCCACGGTGAGCTTGCCGCCCTGGGGCATCGCCTCGCGGCTGTTGCGCAGCAGGTTGAGGAACACCTGGCGCAGCTGGCCCTCGTCCGCGAGCACGGGCGGGGTGTCCTTCGCGAAGTCGCGCACCACCTCCACGCCCGCGCGCTCCAATTCCTCGCGGGTGAAGTCGAGCACTCCATCCAGCACGGCGGTGACGTCGCGCGGGTCCAAATCCGGCCGGGGCGGGCGGGCCATGCGCAGGTACTGCTCGGTGACGTCCGCCAGCCGGTCCACCTCGTGGGTGACGGCGGAGAGCAGTTCCTTCACCTCGCCCGCGTCGTCCTGCGTGGCGAAGCTGGCGCGCTCCAGGCCGTCCTGGAGGAGCTCCACGTTGAGGCCGATGGAGGACAGGGGGTTGCGCACCTCGTGGACGATTTGCGCGGAGATGCGGCCCACGGCGGCGAGCTGCTCGGCGCGCATGAGGGCCTCGGCCTGGGCCTTGAGCTGCGCCTCGCGGGCCTGGAGCGAGCGGGCCATCTGGTCGAACTCGCGGGCCAGCACCGCCACCTCGTCGTCGCCGCGCACGCCGAGCTGCGCGTTGTAGTCACCGCGGCCGATGCGCGACACGCCCTCGATGAGGGTGCGCACCGGGCGCAGCGTGCGGGCCGTCCAGGCGATGACGAGCAGGCCCACGATGATGGCCGCCAGCGAGAAGCCGATGATGAACAGGCCGGTGGTGCGCTCGCGCTCCTCGGCGCCGTCCACGCGCTCGCGGATGCGGTTGGCCAGGGCTGCGCGCAGCACGCGAATGTCGCGGCCGATGGCCGTCTCCAGCTGGCGCAGGTCCGTGGCGGCGCGGGCCACCTGGTCGCGGTCCGGCGTCTCGGTGGACAGCGCGGTGAAGACCGTCTCGGCGGCGCGGCCGTAGTCGCGGTAGCGCGCGTGGATTTCGCCGAAGCGGTTCTCCAGCCCGAGGATGAAGGGGGCCTCGCTGGGCGGGGCGAAGACGAGCACCTCGCGCGCCTTGGCCTGGGCGGCGGTGAGGCGCTGGGACATGAGGGGCGGGAAGTACAGGCGGGCCAGGCGGATGAAGGCGCGGCGGGCCTCGACGCTGCCCTCGTCGAGCAGGCGCTCGGTGTCCTTCTCCTGGGTGGTGTGGAAGGTCTCCAGCTCCGCGGCGTCCTGCGAGAGCTGGAGGTAGCCCTGGCTGACGAGACGGATTTCGAGCCGGTTGCGATGCAGCTCCGTCACGCTGAAGAGCGACACCATCCCGAAGGTGATGAGCACCACCGCGTAGCCCAGGAAGATGCGCGTGGCGAGGGAGAGCTTCACAGGGAGTCATCGCTACGCGGACCCGGGCCGCCGCGCAAGTCGCGATGTGCCTTGTTGCCCTCCAGACGGGCGGGCTACCAGCGCACGCGCAGGGTGTACGAGGTCTGCGCCCGCTCCAGGACCTCCACCTGGGGCTTCACCTTGGTGCGCTCCATCATGAGCTCGATGCAGCCGGCCATGAAGTCGGGCAGGGGATGACGCGCCTCGATACGTACCTGGCGCTCGCGCTCCCCCAGCGGCTCCACGGTGGCGCGCATGTCGGCGCGGCCCATGGTCAGGTGGCGCGGAATCCGCTCCACGAGGCGGGCCGGGCCGAGCATGGGCAGCGTCACCGCGATGACCCTGCCCACCAGTGTCTCGAGGAACCCCCGCGCGAA comes from Pyxidicoccus parkwaysis and encodes:
- a CDS encoding M16 family metallopeptidase, whose translation is MSFNSFRDVLPSGLRVVTVETPHLHTALLAIYVRTGSRHEAEANNGVSHFLEHLFFRGSEGWPDTVKMNAAVEEVGGNLNGVTTRDHGYYYTPIHPAHLRVGMDILGDMLTRPRLTDMEVERQIILEEMLDEVDEKGRDIDLDNLSQRLLFPGHPLALKIAGTRESVTALTHAQVLEHFAKHYVAGNLVVTAAGRVNRQEVLEMTERAFARLPLGPGNIEVAPPSTPSGPKLHFVAHDESQTEFRINFRTVPDRHEDQPALQIIRRLLDDGLSSRLPFEIVERRGLAYSVHASLDTYHDAGLFEIEAASAPEKAAQVVEESFRVLGALCDTEVGEEELSRAKRRHRMLLEFAQDSPGELAGWFGVNELFNAPESFSHRADLVDAQSAARVREVARRYFTRDNLTVVAVGQRKGLKALERVVQEAPGLAAPKAPETPVLAAVSGLGRG
- a CDS encoding sensor histidine kinase; this encodes MKLSLATRIFLGYAVVLITFGMVSLFSVTELHRNRLEIRLVSQGYLQLSQDAAELETFHTTQEKDTERLLDEGSVEARRAFIRLARLYFPPLMSQRLTAAQAKAREVLVFAPPSEAPFILGLENRFGEIHARYRDYGRAAETVFTALSTETPDRDQVARAATDLRQLETAIGRDIRVLRAALANRIRERVDGAEERERTTGLFIIGFSLAAIIVGLLVIAWTARTLRPVRTLIEGVSRIGRGDYNAQLGVRGDDEVAVLAREFDQMARSLQAREAQLKAQAEALMRAEQLAAVGRISAQIVHEVRNPLSSIGLNVELLQDGLERASFATQDDAGEVKELLSAVTHEVDRLADVTEQYLRMARPPRPDLDPRDVTAVLDGVLDFTREELERAGVEVVRDFAKDTPPVLADEGQLRQVFLNLLRNSREAMPQGGKLTVATRPVEREVEVQVRDTGQGMTEEVRRHLFEPFFTTKEGGTGLGLAVSQQILQAHGGSLSCQSIPGQGTSFVLRLPRA
- a CDS encoding DUF2378 family protein; amino-acid sequence: MSAEASSPTSLRVPASMVEGLFVRALPADPDFHAALRAVGVDVEKLLPHYPVEVWQEAMAVARQHFHAGQPRPQADWQLGRAFARGFLETLVGRVIAVTLPMLGPARLVERIPRHLTMGRADMRATVEPLGERERQVRIEARHPLPDFMAGCIELMMERTKVKPQVEVLERAQTSYTLRVRW